The following proteins are co-located in the Desulfoscipio sp. XC116 genome:
- a CDS encoding acyl-CoA dehydrogenase encodes MEFKLSEEQEMIRKTVRDFAENEVAPKAGPMDEAEEYDWKLWDDMAEMGLSGIPFPEEYGGAGMDNLCYAIAVEELSRVCASTGVLVSAHTSLGSWPIYAFGTEEQKQKFLVPLANGDKIGALGLTEPSAGSDAGAVKTTAVLDGDGYILNGSKIFITNGEKADIYVVIASTDKSKGSKGTSAFVVEKGTPGFTFGKKEHKMGIRASSTYELVFENCRIPKENLLGGEGKGFKIALMTLDGGRIGIAAQALGIAQGAFDEAVKYSKIREQFNKPLSSFQGLQWMMADMATRIDAARLLVYRAAYLKDNGLPFSKESAMAKLYASECAMWVTTKAVQILGGYGYTREYPVERMMRDAKITEIYEGTSEVQRIVIAANILK; translated from the coding sequence AGAATATGATTGGAAGCTGTGGGACGATATGGCTGAAATGGGCCTTAGCGGTATCCCGTTCCCCGAGGAGTACGGTGGTGCCGGGATGGATAATCTTTGTTACGCCATTGCTGTTGAGGAGCTTTCCCGGGTATGTGCTTCCACCGGAGTTTTAGTTTCCGCCCACACTTCACTGGGTTCCTGGCCTATATATGCCTTTGGCACTGAAGAACAAAAGCAAAAATTTTTGGTACCGCTGGCCAATGGCGATAAGATTGGAGCTCTGGGTCTGACCGAACCGTCAGCCGGTTCCGATGCCGGGGCCGTAAAGACAACTGCAGTGTTGGATGGTGACGGGTATATACTTAACGGCAGTAAAATTTTTATTACCAACGGCGAAAAAGCGGATATTTATGTAGTTATTGCCAGCACTGATAAATCAAAAGGCAGTAAGGGAACATCTGCTTTTGTTGTAGAAAAAGGCACGCCCGGCTTTACTTTTGGTAAAAAGGAACACAAGATGGGTATCAGGGCATCGTCAACATATGAGCTTGTGTTTGAAAATTGCCGTATTCCCAAAGAGAATTTGCTTGGCGGAGAGGGTAAAGGGTTTAAAATAGCTTTAATGACACTTGACGGAGGTCGGATAGGTATTGCTGCTCAAGCTTTAGGCATAGCTCAGGGGGCTTTTGATGAAGCTGTTAAATACAGTAAGATCCGTGAGCAGTTTAATAAGCCGCTCAGTTCATTCCAGGGTCTGCAATGGATGATGGCTGATATGGCCACTCGCATTGATGCGGCAAGGTTGTTGGTATACCGGGCTGCTTATCTTAAAGATAACGGACTGCCGTTTAGCAAGGAATCGGCTATGGCCAAGTTATATGCTTCTGAATGCGCTATGTGGGTGACTACTAAGGCGGTGCAAATTTTGGGCGGGTATGGTTATACCCGGGAATATCCTGTGGAACGCATGATGCGTGACGCTAAGATTACTGAGATTTATGAAGGCACAAGTGAGGTGCAGCGCATAGTCATTGCGGCCAATATTTTAAAATAA
- a CDS encoding electron transfer flavoprotein subunit beta/FixA family protein, whose translation MKILVCLKQTFDTEAKISLDSNGKIERKGVSMIMNPYDEFAVEEALRIKEKGEGEVTVISVGGQQTQDALRQALAMGADKAALVDAGDVELDEYSTATILAKAIGGMEYDVILGGFRAIDDGSAQVSGRVAEILNIPVVNVVTKLEIDGGKALATREIEGGSEVVEVSLPAVFTAQKGLNEPRYPSMKGIMKAKKKPMQKMTLADAGLDDSQIAPKVKAISFSLPEARQAGKIIPGEAAEAAAELAKLLREEAKVI comes from the coding sequence ATGAAAATCCTAGTTTGCCTGAAGCAAACCTTCGACACGGAAGCAAAAATCAGTCTGGACAGTAACGGCAAAATAGAGCGTAAAGGGGTTAGTATGATCATGAACCCCTACGATGAGTTTGCTGTGGAAGAAGCCCTGCGCATTAAGGAAAAGGGCGAGGGTGAGGTTACAGTGATCAGTGTTGGTGGTCAACAAACTCAGGATGCGTTAAGACAGGCTTTGGCCATGGGCGCTGACAAGGCTGCGCTGGTTGATGCCGGTGATGTGGAACTTGACGAGTATTCCACTGCCACCATTTTGGCTAAAGCGATCGGCGGCATGGAATATGATGTTATTCTCGGTGGCTTCAGGGCTATTGACGACGGTTCAGCGCAGGTATCCGGAAGAGTGGCGGAAATTCTAAACATTCCGGTAGTAAATGTAGTTACCAAATTGGAAATCGATGGTGGCAAAGCTTTAGCTACCCGCGAAATTGAAGGTGGAAGTGAAGTAGTGGAAGTATCACTGCCGGCAGTTTTCACCGCCCAGAAAGGTTTGAATGAGCCCCGTTATCCTTCTATGAAGGGTATTATGAAAGCCAAGAAAAAGCCTATGCAGAAAATGACTCTGGCAGATGCCGGTTTGGATGACAGCCAGATTGCCCCCAAGGTAAAGGCAATTTCCTTCTCGCTGCCGGAAGCGCGTCAAGCTGGTAAAATTATTCCGGGCGAAGCAGCTGAAGCTGCCGCTGAACTTGCCAAGCTGTTGCGCGAAGAAGCAAAAGTTATCTAG
- a CDS encoding electron transfer flavoprotein subunit alpha/FixB family protein, which translates to MAKGIWVFAEQLGGQVKKVSFELLSEGRKAADQLGEELCAVLVGKDVAGLAESLGEYGADKVYVADNDALENYTTDGYTNVVADLIKQYEPSAFLLGCTVTGRDLAAQVAQRLQTGLMTDCIGMEIADGQLVFSRPLYAGKIFVNAACSEARPAMATIRPNTFAAVANPKAAEVVKVDANAGDIRQVIKDIVRQVSERPELTEADIIVSGGRGMKGPENFKILEELADVLGAAVGASRAAVDAGWVPQSIQVGQTGKTVSPVLYVACGISGAIQHLAGMSSAKCIVAINKDEEANIFKVADYGIVGDLFEVVPILKEELKKVLA; encoded by the coding sequence ATGGCGAAAGGAATTTGGGTTTTTGCCGAACAGCTTGGAGGACAGGTTAAAAAAGTTTCTTTTGAACTATTAAGCGAGGGTCGTAAAGCAGCTGACCAGTTGGGAGAAGAGTTATGTGCGGTTTTAGTGGGTAAAGATGTAGCTGGTTTAGCTGAATCTCTTGGCGAATACGGCGCAGATAAAGTATATGTTGCAGACAATGATGCTTTAGAAAATTATACTACTGATGGTTACACCAATGTAGTGGCTGATTTAATTAAGCAATATGAGCCCAGTGCATTTTTACTTGGTTGCACTGTCACCGGCCGCGACTTGGCTGCCCAGGTGGCCCAGCGTCTGCAAACCGGCCTAATGACTGACTGCATCGGCATGGAAATTGCTGACGGACAGCTGGTTTTCTCACGTCCATTGTATGCCGGCAAGATATTTGTCAATGCTGCTTGCTCTGAAGCACGTCCTGCTATGGCTACTATTCGCCCCAACACTTTTGCTGCCGTAGCTAATCCTAAGGCAGCCGAAGTGGTTAAAGTTGATGCCAACGCCGGTGATATCCGTCAGGTCATTAAGGATATCGTGCGTCAGGTTTCGGAACGTCCGGAGCTTACCGAAGCCGATATTATCGTAAGTGGTGGCCGGGGTATGAAAGGTCCTGAGAACTTTAAAATTTTAGAAGAGCTGGCTGACGTACTTGGCGCTGCCGTGGGCGCTTCCAGGGCTGCTGTGGATGCCGGATGGGTGCCCCAGAGTATTCAGGTTGGCCAAACCGGGAAAACGGTTTCTCCCGTACTATACGTTGCATGCGGTATTTCGGGTGCCATTCAGCACTTGGCCGGTATGAGCTCAGCCAAATGTATCGTGGCTATAAACAAGGATGAAGAAGCTAATATTTTCAAAGTTGCCGATTATGGTATTGTTGGTGATCTGTTTGAAGTCGTGCCTATTTTAAAAGAAGAATTAAAGAAAGTACTTGCTTAG
- a CDS encoding heterodisulfide reductase-related iron-sulfur binding cluster, with protein MITIKIILFVLLLIFSLYSFGMGIRERYEVLALAKPENRFDQPGQRLLGALGIVLGQRRIMREPGAGFMHLLIFWGLIVFSLGIVGSILEGLFPGVVLPFLGSNPYFYLLIDIFGLMAIVGMLISAYRRYIAKEESLGVGGWAEEKIIVALIAGIVTLVISYYISSGAHAVYAGADRYVLAPITGMLAAFWSGMTLSASQILYEVFWWLNVVLALGLLIFFRYSHLVHPLAAPINIYLRNLQPRGGSIKSLDLENEEEENFGVSKITDYTWKQLLDCFACAECGRCQENCPAYLSGKPLSPKQLIADLKNNLPSNPKSLGKLKEAHATAETNEQTDLPELAGEVISEDVIWSCTTCYACQEHCPQLNEHINKIIDLRRNLVLDRSEFPNEAQLAFTNLERNFNPWGVGWSNRADWADELDVPLIEDNKDAEYLLFVGCAGSFDDRTKNVTTSLVKILKAAGINFAILGSEEKCCGDSARRLGNEYLYQSLVEENIEVLNGYGVKKIITACPHCFNTLKNEYPSFGGNYEVIHHTQLIKRLIEDKKLNLQGEGSSLKLTYHDSCYLGRYNNEYDAPRQIIGYLPGVNLVEMDRNKNRAFCCGAGGGRMWLEEHLGNRINVMRTEQALQTKPDVIAVNCPFCLTMIEDGLKEHDQAEQVQAKDIAELVARYLQ; from the coding sequence ATGATAACAATTAAAATTATACTTTTTGTACTTTTGCTTATTTTTAGTCTGTATTCGTTTGGTATGGGTATCAGGGAACGTTATGAAGTGCTGGCATTGGCTAAGCCCGAAAACAGGTTTGACCAACCGGGGCAAAGATTATTGGGAGCTTTGGGTATAGTATTGGGGCAGAGAAGAATAATGCGGGAACCCGGCGCGGGTTTTATGCATCTGCTTATTTTTTGGGGCCTGATAGTTTTTTCTCTGGGTATAGTGGGATCTATCTTGGAAGGATTGTTTCCCGGAGTTGTATTGCCGTTTCTGGGGAGTAATCCGTATTTTTACTTACTGATTGATATTTTTGGCTTGATGGCTATTGTGGGCATGCTGATATCTGCTTATCGACGATATATTGCCAAAGAGGAGAGCCTTGGGGTCGGGGGTTGGGCAGAGGAAAAAATTATTGTTGCCTTAATTGCCGGAATTGTTACTCTCGTTATCAGTTATTATATTAGCAGTGGCGCGCATGCTGTATATGCCGGCGCCGATCGTTATGTGCTGGCTCCCATAACAGGTATGCTGGCCGCGTTTTGGAGCGGTATGACATTGTCGGCCAGCCAGATCTTATATGAAGTGTTTTGGTGGTTAAATGTTGTGCTGGCACTTGGTTTGCTTATTTTTTTCCGCTATTCCCACTTGGTGCACCCGCTGGCGGCACCGATAAATATTTATCTTCGCAATTTGCAGCCCCGGGGCGGTTCGATTAAAAGTCTGGACTTGGAAAACGAGGAAGAAGAGAATTTCGGGGTAAGCAAAATTACTGATTACACTTGGAAACAGCTGTTGGATTGTTTTGCTTGCGCCGAGTGCGGGCGCTGCCAGGAAAATTGTCCGGCTTATCTCAGTGGCAAACCGTTATCACCCAAACAATTAATAGCCGATTTGAAAAATAATTTACCCAGTAACCCTAAGTCATTGGGCAAACTAAAAGAGGCTCATGCAACTGCTGAAACAAATGAACAGACTGATTTACCTGAACTGGCCGGTGAAGTGATCAGTGAAGATGTTATTTGGTCCTGTACTACGTGTTATGCTTGTCAGGAACACTGTCCACAATTAAATGAGCATATCAATAAAATAATTGACTTAAGGCGCAACCTGGTACTGGATCGCAGTGAGTTTCCCAATGAAGCCCAGCTGGCTTTTACCAACTTGGAACGCAATTTTAACCCCTGGGGTGTGGGTTGGTCCAATAGAGCCGATTGGGCTGACGAGCTTGATGTGCCGTTAATAGAAGATAATAAGGATGCGGAATACTTGCTTTTTGTGGGCTGCGCCGGTTCATTCGACGATAGGACTAAGAATGTAACTACTTCTTTGGTAAAGATATTAAAAGCTGCCGGCATTAATTTTGCGATATTGGGCAGTGAAGAAAAGTGCTGCGGCGATTCCGCCCGCAGGTTGGGTAATGAATATTTATACCAGTCCCTGGTGGAAGAAAATATTGAGGTGCTTAATGGGTACGGAGTTAAAAAAATCATCACTGCCTGTCCGCACTGTTTTAATACATTGAAAAACGAGTATCCAAGTTTTGGTGGAAACTATGAAGTCATCCATCATACTCAATTAATTAAACGTTTAATTGAAGATAAGAAGCTGAACTTGCAAGGTGAAGGCAGTTCATTAAAACTTACTTATCACGATTCCTGTTATCTTGGTCGGTATAACAATGAATATGATGCACCGCGTCAAATTATCGGATATTTGCCCGGTGTTAACTTGGTGGAAATGGATAGGAACAAAAACCGGGCATTTTGTTGTGGCGCTGGTGGCGGCAGAATGTGGTTGGAAGAACACCTTGGTAACCGGATAAATGTAATGAGAACAGAACAGGCTTTGCAAACCAAACCTGATGTAATAGCGGTTAATTGCCCGTTTTGCCTTACGATGATTGAGGACGGACTTAAAGAACACGACCAGGCGGAGCAAGTGCAGGCCAAAGATATAGCGGAACTTGTGGCACGTTATTTGCAATAA